Genomic segment of Lemur catta isolate mLemCat1 chromosome 2, mLemCat1.pri, whole genome shotgun sequence:
gaccaggcagaggCTTACTGCAAATGTCCTATGTTGTTTCACAAAGCATATGAGGTATCTGATGGCAGGAACTTATGcaataaaaatggcaaagaaaaaagaagccagaacccaggaaaaaaatctaagttaaAACAAGTCCAAAAAAtgctgtgtgtgtttatgtatacgCAGTGGGCAGCATGGAATACACATCTGAAGTCCTTAAGAGATTACACAGAAGATTTAGAAGCAGCAAATTTGGCTCCCATATTCCTGGAAGCCAAAGCAAATAGGAAGACATGGTCAATCAGTTACTGTGAAAGAGAAGACAACACACTTGTTCTTCAGGGAATGCTAAAGATCTGCTGgcataatgttaaaaaaaaaaaaatcattaacaggTAATAAGCAAGATGGTAAGAAAGGGAAAAGGTAAAAGCCAGTACAAGCACACAGTCAGAATAACAAGTATTATAAAGCTCCTTTATATAAAGGATAGGCCTTTATAAAAAGTCTTTATATCTCTGCTGTCTTTCATCTATCAAATGAACCTACAAAATTTaatggtaaaaaaacaaaacttggctgggcgcggtggctcacgcctgtaatcctagcactttgggaggccaaggtgggtggatcgctcaagctcaggagttcgagaccagcctgagcaagagtgagaccccgtctttactgaaaaatagaaagaaatcatctggccaactaaaaatatatatatagaaaaaaattagctgggcatggtggcacatgcctgtagtcccagctactggggaggctgaggcagtaggaacgcttaagcccaggagtttgaggttgctgtgagctaggctgacgccatggcactcactctagcccgggcaacagagtgagactctgtctcaaaaaaaaaaaaaaaaaaaaactttaactcAATATACCTTTTAACAAGAGACTTGATACTTGTAAGTTTAATAATCACTGATTTAACAGTTTTTAAtcatatttcttaaagaaattatatattatacatattttaaaatgtatactaaTAATGAGTGGAAAATAAATTTACCAAGTAAACATAAGCTATAATAGAATTTCCTGGTACTTACCAATTTTGTTACTACTTGAATGCATTTGTTCTGGATCCTCAGTTATTTGTTGTTTGagtttttgaagatatttttcagccaaatatttaaaaactggaataaaaaaCACCCCTCAACCAGgtcaatataatttatatgtgtAAATCTGTTATTTTgcattacttataatatttatattactaaACAAATTTAAAGTTAGAATTAGAAGCATACAATCTAGTTAAAAATtcgacttttaaaaattatttgggtaATTCTGAGAATTACAATAATACTAATAAACATACAGTCGTATTTTACTagtaaaaaagttaaatgatACTTGTGGACACTGGCTCTTTTAAGTATTTGAATAGTGACTAATATTCAGCAACACTAAACTGACTCAGTGTTAAAAAGATGTCTGCTTTCTTTAGGTGAAGAAAAGTACCCAGAACAGATACCTGAGCAACAATCTAGTTGTAATCTAataaatggcaataaaaataacaatcatCTTTCTCTAATCTCACTTTCTTaaactggaaaatattattaaacaaattAAGGTCATTGTAACTACCTAATGGAATATCTACTACGGTGTAGTTCTAAAacaattcagtaatttttaatagGTATgcattaaaaacacatatatgcatacatataaataGATAGCTTAGATTtttgaagataataataaaaaccccAGACCCCACCAGAGTAACAAGTATTCAAGGACATTAGTAAATAATTAAGGACTCTAACTCAAGGAAGCAGAATGCCTTCAAATTTCACCTGATAGTGggtgacaaaaagaaaattttgttctcataaatataatttctaaacaaaacaacagaaaaaacatAGGAATAAAACAAACTTGTtgcaattgttttttaaaaaggcagtttaCCTTCATTCACGTTTAGATCTTCTTTCACTGATGTTCTGTAGAATCTTAACTTTAACCTTTTTGCCAGcgcctcagcttcctcactgcacatcaattaaaaaaatgcttataaagGTACCTTCGGACAGCTTGTTTTAAAGTCACTTCTAATTACATTTACTGAATACAGTTTGGCAGGGCGGGGTGGGAAGGTGGATCAGATCTTTCagaaaattttcacatttcttttaaaagaagcttGACATTGATGCCCAGTTAAAACAAGCTGAAAGCTGTTTTCTCAGTGCTTAAACGGATTTCTAGTCTTCACTACTCTTGGGGGATAAACACTAACCATTACGCTGTATCTGTACACAGAAGGCTTTCTATAAAGTCACTATCTCTGGccctaaaataattaaatatcacTTTTCTTTAcgtaatattttaattaattttctcctTATCTTTTTAAGAACATTTGGATTTAATTACACTCTGAAAATATTACAgtgaattacttattttattcttgctGGCCATGAAACAACTTTGCTGCCAAAAGCCAAAGTCTGTCTACAAGAGTGGACTcctaattttagttttgttaGGACTCCTGACTGTGGACTGCTGATATTAGTTTTATTAGTACTGTAGTAACCGTGCTCTAAATGGCTCCAGAAGATCCCCCGTCTCCCCGTCTTCATGCCCTTGTGTAGTTTCCTCTCACGCTAGGTAATGTAGGTTGGTCTGGGTGTCTAATAATACACAACAGAAGTGAACAGTATGTGACTTCTGAGACTGAGTCGTAAGAGACACTGTGGCTTCTGCCTTGTTTTCTCTTGGATCACCTGCTCTGGGGGAAGCTATCATTTTGTGAAAACACTCATGCAGCCCAAAGGAGAGGCCCAGGTGCCAAGGAACTAAGGCCTCCTGCCAAGTGAGTAAGGAAGGATGGTCAGACCCACTCAAGCCTTTCTATGACTACAGGCCTAGTCAAAATCTTGACTGCAAACGTGAaaaaccacccagctaagccactgccaaattcctgacctacagaaactgatGTAACTACTAAGTTTTGGGctaatttgttatatagcaatggATAGCTAATATAAGAACACATAGGAAAAAACAAGGTAAAAACcaagcaaagatttttaaagctagcaaaaatattaataatgcaaTGAGTAAATATTCATAGGCAGAAATTATCTGGATGCTAGACTCTGCCCTCAAATTTGagcaaaatagttttaaatatacaaaaaatatgaacCTGAaccttttatttaaattcatCAACATGGGGTAGCTATTTATTCTAGATACTAAAACATCTAGGGATGCTTTTCTTAACATTCTTACTATATCCAGGTTTAACTTAACATGAAGAATTGGATTTGTGGTACAAGGACCTGAGGTTGGAATTGTAAAACAGCCCTaaaaatttattcctttaatttaCTCTACTTACgaatctgtgaatttttttttaacccaaaccAATCACACAGACTAGctcacagaaaatttaaataaactaaaaccTTTAAGTAATTAAAACCTTCaaactataatataaaatcttttctaaattttggcatctatgcaaaaattaaaatatgttttaacttCACCGAATTACTGTCCGTCCTCCCCGAAAAGTAGCCATCTTACTTCTTTATGCAAGAATCATCCAAAAGATCAATCTTGTTTTGTACAAGTACAGTTGGTATATCTCCAACTTCAGCTACTACTTTCTCTCTCCAACTGGAAATTGCTTCAAAAGATTCCCTGTCTGTGGTAGAAAACACAAGCACGCAAGCCTGGGCTCCTGTAaggtcacaaaataaaaatgttatttacattaATGAAACAATCCTATGCAGGGTGGGGGCAACTTTTATCTATTCAAAAcaacttttatgtaaataaatgttgaaCTCATCTTTGTAACACTGCTTATTTTTCAACATATACTCTATTTTCTAACTCAGAGAACcaatttttatcaaaaacaatGGTGCTCAAATACGTAAACAAGTGTCAAAGTAGCCTCAAAACCATGTACTTTTTTTGAAcatcacaaatatatttaattccatTGTAAGGGCTAGATAGGATGGTAAACTAAAAATGAATGATAGGttgtttctaaaatattcttgttAATATTTGTCATTTGCTTCTTAACTTCTTTCAGcacaaatgtaagaaaaatttatgagaaaaaaatcataatttgctcatttttttttcactttttaaaaaaatttgtattattttatttagtagaGTATCAGTGATCCTAAGGAACATAATTTGAGAACCAATGCCAAAAGTAAAATAtccatttatacacacacacacacacacacacacacacacacacacacacacacacacacatatacagtgGGG
This window contains:
- the RAB23 gene encoding ras-related protein Rab-23 isoform X2; this translates as MLEEDMEVAIKMVVVGNGAVGKSSMIQRYCKGIFTKDYKKTIGVDFLERQIQVNDEDVRLMLWDTAGQEEFDAITKAYYRGAQACVLVFSTTDRESFEAISSWREKVVAEVGDIPTVLVQNKIDLLDDSCIKNEEAEALAKRLKLRFYRTSVKEDLNVNEVFKYLAEKYLQKLKQQITEDPEQMHSSSNKIGPSRFPRVHLVRCF